A section of the Nitrospirota bacterium genome encodes:
- a CDS encoding nucleotidyltransferase family protein produces the protein MKAMVLAAGLGTRLAPLTHTTPKPLIPLNGQLLITYTLRHLKYYGITDIFVNLHHLGEKIRTFLGDGSAFGVKITYSEEPVILGTGGGIKKLANEFGPAPFLVINSDILTDFNLNSLFAFHQKKKGLAALVLRDDPQADRYGAIEIDSSGRIQRILGKGAGMSNSLKKLMFTGIHLVDPKVLDDIPERVSHSITDTYIGLVLRQKPLFGLEMKGFWADLGTREEYDKMNGLLMEGEMTLPYL, from the coding sequence ATGAAGGCGATGGTTCTGGCGGCAGGACTGGGCACGCGGCTGGCTCCTTTAACACATACCACACCCAAGCCGTTGATTCCTCTTAACGGCCAGCTTCTGATTACCTATACACTCCGTCATTTAAAATATTACGGAATCACAGACATTTTCGTTAATCTTCATCATCTGGGAGAGAAAATACGAACTTTTTTAGGAGATGGGAGCGCCTTCGGAGTCAAGATTACTTATTCAGAAGAGCCGGTTATTCTGGGTACAGGCGGCGGGATCAAAAAGCTGGCAAATGAGTTCGGACCCGCTCCATTTTTAGTGATCAATTCCGATATCCTGACCGATTTTAATTTAAATTCTTTATTTGCGTTTCATCAGAAAAAAAAGGGGCTGGCGGCGTTGGTTTTAAGAGACGACCCGCAGGCAGACCGTTATGGAGCCATTGAAATCGATTCTTCAGGAAGGATTCAAAGAATTTTAGGAAAAGGCGCCGGGATGTCTAACTCTTTGAAAAAATTAATGTTTACGGGGATTCATCTTGTTGATCCCAAAGTCCTGGACGATATTCCTGAGCGAGTTTCTCATTCTATTACCGATACCTATATCGGTTTAGTCCTTCGGCAAAAACCGCTCTTTGGACTAGAAATGAAAGGGTTTTGGGCAGACTTGGGAACCAGGGAGGAATATGATAAAATGAACGGATTACTGATGGAAGGGGAAATGACTCTCCCTTATTTGTAA
- a CDS encoding phosphotransferase: MNLTRPKLSPEFLLKQTQTYVDAQASGLKIIPLAGDASNRSYYRLELILKDQTHRTVVLMVLAEPEPFKQSEEKESGKITTAELPFLNIQKFLHSHGVAVPLVYYHDQKTGLIYLEDLGDQTFEKTVKSLPGSQIKLFYQGAINELIRIQECKSNSESCVAFERSFNQPLLVWEFDHFLEYGVEKNGGGLASLEDRVVFKETFNRISTILASEPTVFVHRDYHSRNLMVQGEKLRVIDFQDALLGPCQYDLASLLRDAYMTLPEDLIDHLVDFYIDQKEKKEQSAINRRQFRYVFDLVSLQRNMKAAGRFVFIDLVKKNSNFLQYVPKALKDISLNLKKYPELKALKASLVRYLPELA, translated from the coding sequence ATGAATTTAACCCGCCCGAAGTTATCTCCTGAATTTTTGTTGAAACAAACCCAGACCTATGTTGACGCTCAAGCCAGCGGCTTAAAAATTATTCCGCTGGCGGGGGACGCCTCCAATCGATCTTATTACCGCCTGGAATTGATTTTAAAAGATCAAACGCATAGAACGGTTGTTCTGATGGTGTTGGCAGAACCTGAACCCTTTAAGCAATCGGAAGAAAAAGAGAGCGGTAAAATAACAACCGCTGAACTTCCATTTCTCAACATTCAAAAATTCCTCCATTCTCACGGCGTGGCTGTTCCGCTGGTTTATTACCATGATCAAAAAACAGGCCTGATTTATCTTGAAGATTTAGGCGACCAAACGTTTGAAAAAACGGTTAAAAGTTTACCGGGGTCCCAAATAAAATTGTTTTACCAGGGGGCGATTAATGAGTTGATCCGGATTCAAGAATGTAAAAGCAACAGCGAATCGTGCGTTGCCTTTGAGCGAAGCTTTAACCAGCCGTTGCTGGTCTGGGAATTTGACCACTTTCTAGAATATGGGGTTGAGAAAAACGGCGGCGGCCTGGCGAGCCTGGAAGACAGAGTCGTTTTCAAAGAAACGTTTAACCGAATTTCAACCATTCTGGCTTCGGAACCAACGGTTTTTGTTCATCGGGATTACCATTCCAGAAATCTCATGGTGCAGGGAGAAAAACTGAGAGTCATTGATTTTCAAGACGCTCTGTTAGGACCCTGTCAGTATGACCTGGCCTCTCTGCTGAGAGATGCCTATATGACGCTGCCGGAAGATTTAATCGACCATTTGGTTGATTTTTATATCGATCAGAAAGAAAAAAAAGAACAATCGGCGATTAATCGCCGGCAGTTTAGATATGTGTTTGATTTAGTCTCGCTTCAGCGGAATATGAAAGCCGCCGGCCGTTTTGTTTTTATTGATTTGGTTAAAAAGAACTCCAATTTCCTCCAATATGTTCCCAAAGCCTTAAAGGATATATCCCTTAACTTAAAAAAATATCCCGAATTAAAGGCGCTAAAAGCCAGTCTTGTCCGTTACCTTCCAGAGCTTGCCTGA
- a CDS encoding ABC transporter permease, translated as MSRFIIRRLLLLIPVIFGVVTLVFFLIHVIPGDPVDIMLGENASSADKETLRKQLYLNEPLGLQYLHFLNRLIHGDLGRSIHSNRPVLPTILNRYPNTLELALFSMVIALAISMPLGIFSALKQHSPVDSGSMFFALLGVSLPNFWLGPLLILLFSLQLNLFPVSGKEGMLDFVLPGITLGLGMAAILTRMIRSSLLEVKNREYIMCARAKGIKETQVVITHTLRNALIPVVTVLGLQFGGLLAGSIITETIFSWPGIGRLTVQAINARDYPLVQGCVLCISLTYVFINLGTDLLYAFIDPRIKYQK; from the coding sequence ATGAGTAGATTTATTATCCGCCGGTTGTTGCTTCTCATCCCTGTTATTTTCGGGGTCGTCACGCTGGTTTTTTTTCTTATTCATGTGATTCCAGGGGATCCGGTCGACATTATGCTTGGAGAAAATGCCTCGTCCGCCGATAAAGAGACCTTGCGAAAACAACTGTATCTCAATGAACCTCTTGGTTTGCAATATTTGCATTTTCTCAACCGCCTTATTCATGGAGACCTCGGCCGGTCGATCCATTCCAATCGCCCGGTTCTGCCGACCATTTTAAACCGATATCCAAATACCCTTGAGCTCGCTCTTTTTTCAATGGTAATCGCGCTGGCCATTTCCATGCCGCTCGGAATCTTCTCTGCTTTAAAGCAACATTCCCCGGTTGACTCCGGCTCTATGTTTTTTGCGCTCTTGGGCGTATCCCTTCCTAATTTCTGGCTGGGTCCTTTATTGATTTTACTTTTTTCATTACAACTCAACTTATTTCCTGTTTCCGGAAAGGAAGGGATGCTGGATTTTGTGCTCCCGGGGATCACTCTTGGTTTAGGAATGGCGGCCATTTTAACCCGGATGATCCGCTCGAGCCTTCTCGAGGTGAAAAACAGGGAGTATATCATGTGCGCCAGGGCCAAAGGAATCAAGGAAACTCAAGTGGTAATTACGCATACTTTGAGAAACGCCCTCATTCCCGTCGTCACCGTTTTAGGACTTCAATTTGGCGGTTTACTGGCAGGCTCCATCATTACTGAAACCATTTTTTCGTGGCCCGGAATAGGCCGTTTAACCGTTCAGGCGATTAATGCCAGAGATTACCCTCTTGTTCAGGGTTGTGTTTTGTGTATTTCTCTGACCTATGTCTTTATTAATCTGGGCACCGACCTTCTTTACGCTTTTATTGACCCTCGAATCAAATACCAAAAGTGA